A single window of Halobacterium jilantaiense DNA harbors:
- the thrS gene encoding threonine--tRNA ligase yields MSSVTVTLPDGSTLDVESGATVEDVAYEIGAGLGRDTVAGKIDHELVAKEQPLTEDCEIEIVTDQSDEYLDALRHTAAHVLAQAILRHHPDAKLTIGPYTDEGFYYDVANVELDADDLDEIQAEAESIIDDDLDVERVEVAREDAEAAYEDNEFKREILETEAAGGDTVSFYEQGDFEDLCRGPHVDSTGEIGGFEVLETSAAYWRGDEERETLTRVYGTAFPSESELEDYLERREEAQERDHRKLGQEMDLFSIPDVTGPGLPLYHPNGKTVLRELSDFVHGLNREMGYEEVETPHLFRTELWKQSGHYDNYVDDMFLLDVNDEEYGLKPMNCPGHATIFNEGSWSYRDLPVRYFEDGKVYRKEQRGELSGLSRVWAFTIDDGHVFARADQIEEEVRRLMDTITEVLDTFDLDYEVALATRPEKSVGSDEIWEKSESQLREVLDQQGVDYEVEPGDGAFYGPKIDFGFSDALGRSWDGPTVQLDFNMPDRFDLEYTGSDNDAHQPVMIHRALYGSYERFFMVLIEHYNGRFPTWLAPEQVRILPVTDDNLGYAHRVKNELDGYRVEVEDRDWTVGRKIQQAHDDNVPYMLVLGDDEEDAETVSVRDRQEREQKDVALDDFLAHLDSEVDGKRTEPDFLD; encoded by the coding sequence ATGAGTTCGGTCACTGTGACGCTGCCGGACGGGTCCACGCTCGACGTGGAGTCCGGCGCGACGGTCGAGGACGTAGCGTACGAAATTGGGGCTGGCCTCGGCCGTGACACAGTCGCGGGGAAGATAGACCACGAGCTGGTGGCCAAAGAGCAGCCCCTCACGGAGGACTGCGAGATCGAGATTGTCACCGACCAGAGCGACGAGTACCTCGACGCGCTCCGGCACACGGCCGCGCACGTGCTCGCGCAGGCAATCCTCCGCCACCACCCCGACGCGAAGCTCACCATCGGTCCGTACACCGACGAGGGCTTCTACTACGACGTGGCGAACGTCGAGCTGGACGCCGACGACCTCGACGAGATTCAGGCCGAGGCCGAGTCCATCATCGACGACGACCTCGACGTCGAGCGCGTCGAGGTCGCCCGCGAGGACGCCGAAGCCGCGTACGAGGACAACGAGTTCAAGCGCGAGATTCTGGAGACGGAGGCCGCGGGCGGCGACACCGTGAGCTTCTACGAGCAGGGCGACTTCGAGGATCTCTGCCGCGGTCCGCACGTCGACTCGACGGGCGAAATCGGCGGCTTCGAGGTGCTGGAGACCTCCGCCGCGTACTGGCGCGGCGACGAGGAGCGGGAGACCCTCACGCGCGTGTACGGGACGGCGTTCCCCTCCGAGAGCGAACTGGAGGACTACCTCGAACGCCGCGAGGAGGCCCAGGAGCGCGACCACCGCAAGCTCGGCCAGGAGATGGACCTGTTCTCCATCCCGGACGTCACCGGTCCCGGGCTCCCGCTCTACCACCCGAACGGGAAGACGGTGCTGCGGGAGCTCTCCGACTTCGTCCACGGCCTGAACCGCGAGATGGGCTACGAGGAGGTCGAGACCCCCCACCTGTTCCGCACGGAGCTGTGGAAGCAGTCCGGGCACTACGACAACTACGTCGACGACATGTTCCTCCTCGACGTGAACGACGAGGAGTACGGCCTGAAGCCGATGAACTGCCCGGGCCACGCCACCATCTTCAACGAGGGATCGTGGAGCTACCGCGACCTCCCGGTGCGGTACTTCGAAGACGGCAAAGTCTACCGCAAGGAGCAGCGCGGCGAGCTCTCCGGGCTCTCGCGGGTGTGGGCGTTCACCATCGACGACGGCCACGTGTTCGCGCGCGCCGACCAGATCGAGGAGGAGGTCCGGCGGCTGATGGACACCATCACCGAGGTCCTGGACACCTTCGACCTCGACTACGAGGTCGCGCTCGCCACGCGCCCGGAGAAGTCCGTCGGGAGTGACGAAATCTGGGAGAAGTCCGAGAGCCAACTCCGCGAGGTGCTCGACCAGCAGGGCGTCGACTACGAGGTCGAACCGGGCGACGGCGCGTTCTACGGGCCGAAGATCGACTTCGGGTTCTCCGACGCGCTCGGCCGCTCGTGGGACGGCCCGACGGTCCAGCTCGACTTCAACATGCCCGACCGCTTCGACCTGGAGTACACGGGCTCGGACAACGACGCCCACCAGCCGGTGATGATCCACCGCGCACTCTACGGCAGCTACGAGCGGTTCTTCATGGTGCTCATCGAGCACTACAACGGCCGGTTCCCGACGTGGCTCGCGCCCGAGCAGGTGCGCATCCTCCCCGTGACGGACGACAACCTCGGGTACGCCCACCGCGTGAAGAACGAGCTCGACGGCTACCGCGTGGAGGTCGAGGACCGCGACTGGACGGTCGGCCGGAAGATCCAGCAGGCCCACGACGACAACGTCCCGTACATGCTCGTCCTCGGCGACGACGAGGAGGACGCCGAGACGGTGTCGGTGCGAGACCGGCAGGAGCGCGAGCAGAAGGACGTCGCGCTCGACGACTTCCTCGCGCACCTCGACAGCGAGGTCGACGGGAAGCGCACCGAACCGGACTTCCTCGACTAG
- a CDS encoding dipeptide epimerase has protein sequence MRTEFERREFELEHPFTIARGTQETAANVVVEVHDEEGHTGVGGAAPAAHYGETAGTVEAVLPSLLDVVERVDDPENLARIEAGMNEVVRDNPAARAAVSIACHDLAAKRAGLPLYQYWGLDPAKSLDSSYTIGIDDAETMREKTRQAVDAGYGTLKVKLGTPRDEALLSTVREAAPDATIRVDANEAWSPREAVRNIEWVADYGVEFVEQPVPAENPEGLRFVYERAALPIAADESCVTASDVPQIADKCDIANLKLMKTGGLREAKRLIHTAKAHGLEVMCGCMIESNASIAAAAHLAPLLDYADLDGSLLLADDDFDGVPLPAGHVDLQAVDRPGTGARE, from the coding sequence ATGAGGACCGAGTTCGAGCGCCGCGAGTTCGAGCTGGAACACCCGTTCACCATCGCCCGCGGCACCCAGGAGACCGCTGCGAACGTCGTCGTCGAAGTCCACGACGAGGAGGGGCACACGGGCGTGGGCGGCGCAGCGCCCGCCGCTCACTACGGCGAGACCGCCGGGACGGTGGAGGCCGTCCTTCCGTCGCTGCTGGACGTCGTCGAGCGCGTCGATGACCCCGAAAACCTCGCCCGCATCGAGGCAGGTATGAACGAGGTCGTCCGAGACAACCCCGCCGCACGCGCCGCGGTGTCCATCGCGTGCCACGACCTCGCCGCGAAGCGCGCCGGCCTCCCGCTCTACCAGTACTGGGGGCTGGACCCCGCGAAGAGCCTGGACAGCTCCTACACCATCGGCATCGACGACGCGGAGACGATGCGGGAGAAGACCCGGCAGGCGGTCGACGCCGGCTACGGCACGCTGAAAGTCAAACTCGGGACGCCCCGCGACGAGGCGTTGCTGTCGACGGTGCGGGAGGCCGCGCCCGACGCCACCATCCGCGTCGACGCGAACGAGGCCTGGAGCCCCCGGGAGGCCGTCCGGAACATCGAGTGGGTGGCGGACTACGGCGTCGAGTTCGTCGAACAGCCCGTCCCGGCGGAGAACCCCGAGGGGCTGCGGTTCGTCTACGAGCGCGCCGCACTTCCCATCGCCGCCGACGAGTCCTGCGTCACGGCCAGCGACGTGCCACAGATAGCGGACAAGTGCGATATTGCGAACCTCAAACTGATGAAGACCGGCGGGCTGCGCGAAGCCAAGCGCCTGATTCACACCGCGAAGGCCCACGGGCTGGAAGTGATGTGTGGCTGCATGATAGAGTCGAACGCCAGCATCGCGGCCGCCGCCCACCTCGCGCCGCTGCTGGACTACGCCGACCTCGACGGCTCGCTGCTGCTCGCCGACGACGACTTCGACGGCGTCCCGCTGCCCGCCGGCCACGTCGACCTGCAGGCGGTCGACCGGCCCGGGACGGGCGCGCGGGAGTAG
- the guaA gene encoding glutamine-hydrolyzing GMP synthase — protein MVDVDSFVDDAREEISEELGDETAIIALSGGVDSSTAAALAYEAVGDQLVPVYVDTGLMRKGETDEIREVFDYMDSLRVVEAQDRFFDELAGVTDPEEKRHRIGEQFIREFETVAEEVGATQLVQGTIYPDRIESEGTIKSHHNVGGLPERVGFDGIVEPMRDLYKDEVREVARHLGLEEIISERMPFPGPGLAVRIVGEVTPEKVEVCREATHIVEEELEEYEPWQAFAAVLGRATGVKGDNRVHGHVVAVRSVESRDGMTARAQELEWETLQRLQSRIAGTIDEVSRVVYDVTHKPPATIEYE, from the coding sequence ATGGTGGACGTCGACTCCTTCGTCGACGACGCCCGCGAGGAGATCAGCGAGGAACTCGGCGACGAGACGGCCATCATCGCGCTGTCGGGCGGCGTCGACTCCTCGACGGCGGCCGCGCTCGCCTACGAGGCGGTCGGCGACCAGCTCGTTCCCGTCTACGTCGACACCGGCCTGATGCGGAAGGGCGAGACCGACGAGATCCGAGAGGTCTTCGACTACATGGACAGCCTCCGTGTCGTGGAGGCGCAGGACCGCTTCTTCGACGAGCTGGCTGGCGTCACGGACCCCGAGGAGAAGCGCCACCGCATCGGCGAGCAGTTCATCCGGGAGTTCGAGACGGTCGCCGAGGAGGTCGGTGCGACCCAGCTCGTGCAGGGCACCATCTACCCGGACCGCATCGAGAGCGAGGGCACCATCAAGAGCCACCACAACGTCGGCGGGCTGCCCGAGCGCGTCGGCTTCGACGGCATCGTGGAGCCGATGCGCGATCTCTACAAAGACGAGGTCCGGGAGGTCGCGCGCCACCTCGGACTCGAGGAGATCATCAGCGAGCGCATGCCGTTCCCCGGCCCGGGGCTCGCCGTGCGCATCGTCGGCGAGGTCACGCCCGAGAAGGTCGAGGTCTGCCGGGAGGCGACCCACATCGTCGAGGAGGAGCTCGAAGAGTACGAGCCGTGGCAGGCGTTCGCCGCCGTGCTCGGCCGCGCCACGGGCGTCAAGGGCGACAACCGCGTCCACGGCCACGTCGTCGCCGTGCGCTCCGTGGAGTCGCGGGACGGCATGACCGCCCGCGCACAGGAACTGGAGTGGGAGACGCTCCAGCGGCTGCAGTCCCGCATCGCCGGCACCATCGACGAGGTGTCCCGGGTCGTCTACGACGTGACCCACAAGCCGCCCGCCACCATCGAGTACGAGTAG
- the pyrG gene encoding glutamine hydrolyzing CTP synthase — protein sequence MPTETGYDPSLGSKFVFVTGGVMSGLGKGITAASLGRLLSNAGFDVTAVKIDPYLNVDAGTMNPYQHGEVYVLKDGGEVDLDLGNYERFLDEDMTSDHNVTTGKVYQNVIERERSGDYLGKTVQIIPHVTDDIKRRIREAAEGSDVCLVEVGGTVGDIEGMPFLEALRQFSHEEDDEDILFTHVTLVPYSKNGEQKTKPTQHSVKELRSIGLQPDILVGRCENRLDPDVKEKIALFCDVPTDAVFSNPDVEDVYHVPLTVEEEGLDEYVMERFDIADDALPAEERSTEWRDLVTRERTGEVDIALVGKYALEDAYMSIHEALKHAGLEAGVDVNVLWVDSEEMHDHHEDRIERADGIVVPGGFGSRGTEGKIEAIRYAREHDVPFLGLCLGFQLAVVEYARNVLGWEGAHSTEIDDETQYPVIDLLPEQYDLEDLGGTMRLGAHETEIQPGTLAADLYGGTSCTERHRHRYEVNPEYIDDLTSDGLTFSGEAGNRMEIVEYDDHPFFFGTQFHPEYRSRPTRASPPFVGLLDAVLERADVDPARDDAGAEVTN from the coding sequence ATGCCGACGGAGACCGGATACGACCCCTCTCTCGGGAGCAAGTTCGTGTTCGTGACTGGCGGCGTGATGTCGGGCCTGGGGAAGGGCATCACGGCGGCGAGTCTCGGACGACTGCTCTCGAACGCGGGCTTCGACGTTACTGCGGTGAAGATTGACCCGTACCTGAACGTGGACGCAGGCACCATGAACCCCTACCAGCACGGCGAGGTGTACGTGCTGAAAGACGGTGGCGAGGTCGACCTCGACCTCGGGAACTACGAGCGGTTCCTCGACGAGGACATGACCTCCGACCACAACGTCACCACGGGGAAGGTCTACCAGAACGTCATCGAGCGGGAGCGCTCGGGCGACTACCTCGGGAAGACCGTCCAGATCATCCCGCACGTCACCGACGACATCAAGCGCCGCATCCGCGAGGCGGCCGAGGGCAGCGACGTCTGCCTCGTGGAGGTCGGCGGCACGGTCGGCGACATCGAGGGGATGCCGTTCCTCGAAGCCCTTCGCCAGTTCAGCCACGAGGAAGACGACGAGGACATCCTGTTCACGCACGTCACGCTCGTGCCGTACTCGAAGAACGGCGAGCAGAAGACCAAGCCGACCCAGCACTCCGTGAAGGAACTCCGGTCGATCGGTCTCCAGCCGGACATCCTCGTGGGGCGCTGCGAGAACCGACTCGACCCGGACGTCAAGGAGAAGATCGCGCTGTTCTGCGACGTGCCGACCGACGCCGTGTTCTCGAACCCGGACGTGGAGGACGTCTACCACGTGCCGCTGACCGTCGAGGAGGAGGGCCTCGACGAGTACGTCATGGAGCGCTTCGACATCGCGGACGACGCGCTCCCCGCCGAAGAGCGTTCGACCGAGTGGCGCGACCTCGTCACCCGGGAGCGAACGGGCGAGGTCGACATCGCGCTCGTCGGGAAGTACGCTCTGGAGGACGCCTACATGAGCATCCACGAGGCGCTCAAGCACGCCGGCCTGGAGGCGGGCGTTGACGTCAACGTCCTCTGGGTTGACTCCGAGGAGATGCACGACCACCACGAGGACCGCATCGAGCGCGCCGACGGCATCGTCGTGCCGGGCGGGTTCGGCTCCCGCGGTACCGAGGGCAAAATCGAGGCGATTCGGTACGCCCGCGAGCACGACGTGCCGTTCCTCGGACTCTGCCTGGGCTTCCAGCTCGCGGTCGTGGAGTACGCGCGGAACGTCCTCGGCTGGGAGGGAGCCCACTCCACCGAGATCGACGACGAGACGCAGTACCCCGTCATCGATCTGCTGCCCGAGCAGTACGACCTCGAAGACCTCGGCGGCACGATGCGGCTCGGCGCTCACGAGACCGAGATTCAGCCGGGGACGCTCGCCGCCGACCTGTACGGCGGCACGTCCTGCACCGAGCGCCACCGCCACCGCTACGAGGTCAACCCCGAGTACATCGACGACCTCACCAGCGACGGCCTGACGTTCTCCGGGGAGGCCGGCAACCGCATGGAGATCGTGGAGTACGACGACCACCCGTTCTTCTTCGGGACGCAGTTCCACCCCGAGTACCGCTCCCGGCCGACCCGGGCGAGCCCGCCGTTCGTCGGACTGCTGGACGCCGTGCTCGAACGCGCGGACGTGGACCCGGCTCGCGACGACGCGGGCGCGGAGGTGACGAACTGA
- a CDS encoding dienelactone hydrolase family protein has protein sequence MRQETVLVPGVRDVEATLDEPEDTEATACIVACPPHPQHRGHRGDARLEAVSEYVVDAGVACLRFDYGDWDEGLGEREDARNALRWAAERYDTVGVFGFSFGGSIAALAAATTEVGLCAVSLLAPAAELPADLDAAAALADVTAPLQVVYATRDDTADWEPVVDAARDLDCELVELDSDHFFVGKLDTVAETVGPFLLDAC, from the coding sequence ATGCGACAGGAGACGGTACTCGTTCCGGGAGTCAGAGACGTCGAAGCGACGCTGGACGAGCCGGAGGACACCGAGGCGACCGCGTGCATCGTGGCGTGCCCGCCCCACCCGCAGCACCGCGGCCACCGGGGCGACGCGCGGCTGGAAGCGGTCTCCGAGTACGTCGTCGACGCGGGCGTCGCGTGTCTGCGCTTCGACTACGGCGACTGGGACGAGGGGCTGGGCGAACGCGAGGACGCCCGGAACGCGCTCCGCTGGGCCGCCGAGCGCTACGACACCGTGGGCGTCTTCGGGTTCAGCTTCGGCGGTTCGATTGCCGCGCTCGCCGCCGCGACGACCGAGGTCGGGTTGTGCGCGGTGTCGCTGCTGGCACCCGCGGCGGAGTTGCCCGCGGACCTCGACGCCGCCGCCGCGCTCGCGGACGTGACGGCCCCTCTGCAGGTGGTGTACGCGACGCGGGACGACACGGCAGACTGGGAGCCAGTCGTCGACGCGGCCCGCGACCTCGACTGCGAACTCGTGGAGCTCGACAGCGACCACTTCTTCGTCGGGAAACTCGATACGGTCGCCGAGACGGTCGGGCCGTTCCTGCTCGACGCCTGCTAG
- a CDS encoding DUF1611 domain-containing protein, with amino-acid sequence MNVALLAHEQFPDRAKTAVGVLRYADYDVVAVLDRGTAGSRVADHVPDVQDAPVVASMDDVGADVDALVVGIAPIGGGFEESWRPDVRTALERGADVYAGLHYFLADDEEFAGLAAEHGCDLWDVRSPPEDIGVAEGTAGSVDATVVTTVGTDCSVGKMTATRELYEDAREQGMDAAFVATGQTGILIEGEGVPVDRVVSDFAAGAVEAMVLDAAEDHDYVFVEGQGSIVHPAYSGVTASIVHGSQPDHLVLCHEVGRESVHGYDQPIPPVESFPGRYEQFAGPVSDSDVVGGMLNTRSVDGDEAARDAVAEFADTIDAPADDPVRFGTESVLEAIR; translated from the coding sequence ATGAACGTCGCCTTGCTCGCTCACGAGCAGTTCCCGGACCGCGCGAAGACCGCGGTCGGCGTGCTGCGGTACGCCGACTACGACGTCGTCGCCGTCCTCGACCGCGGCACCGCCGGCAGCCGGGTCGCCGACCACGTCCCGGACGTGCAGGACGCGCCCGTCGTCGCGTCGATGGACGACGTGGGCGCGGACGTCGACGCGCTCGTCGTCGGCATCGCGCCCATCGGCGGCGGCTTCGAGGAGTCGTGGCGACCCGACGTCCGGACGGCGCTCGAACGCGGCGCAGACGTGTACGCCGGCCTCCACTACTTCCTCGCCGACGACGAGGAGTTCGCCGGCCTCGCCGCCGAACACGGCTGCGACCTCTGGGACGTCCGGAGCCCGCCCGAGGACATCGGCGTCGCCGAGGGCACCGCCGGCAGCGTCGACGCAACCGTCGTCACCACGGTCGGGACCGACTGCTCGGTCGGGAAGATGACCGCCACCCGCGAACTCTACGAGGACGCCCGCGAACAGGGAATGGACGCCGCGTTCGTCGCGACCGGCCAGACCGGCATCCTCATCGAGGGCGAGGGCGTGCCCGTCGACCGCGTCGTCTCTGACTTCGCCGCCGGGGCCGTCGAGGCGATGGTCCTCGACGCCGCCGAAGACCACGACTACGTGTTCGTGGAGGGCCAGGGCAGCATCGTCCACCCCGCCTACTCGGGCGTGACGGCGAGCATCGTCCACGGCTCCCAGCCAGACCACCTCGTGCTCTGTCACGAAGTCGGTCGGGAGTCCGTCCACGGCTACGACCAGCCGATTCCGCCCGTCGAGTCGTTCCCGGGGCGCTACGAGCAGTTCGCCGGGCCGGTCAGTGACAGCGACGTGGTCGGCGGGATGCTGAACACCCGGAGCGTCGACGGCGACGAGGCCGCCCGCGACGCCGTCGCCGAGTTCGCCGACACCATCGACGCACCTGCGGACGACCCGGTCCGGTTCGGCACGGAGTCCGTTCTGGAGGCGATTCGATGA
- a CDS encoding DUF7126 family protein → MHAIVVGAADADIADALEAEGVDVTRLEGVASGERLEDAGAADADLLVVVDVAEATAVPVAHELNPDLRTVAYTGDGVPEFVKGVLDLTVDPALLDVTAVAEELVA, encoded by the coding sequence ATGCACGCAATCGTCGTCGGAGCCGCGGACGCCGACATCGCCGACGCGCTCGAAGCCGAGGGCGTCGACGTGACGCGCCTCGAAGGCGTGGCGTCCGGCGAGCGCCTCGAAGACGCCGGAGCCGCGGACGCCGACCTGCTAGTCGTCGTCGACGTCGCCGAAGCCACCGCGGTGCCCGTCGCCCACGAACTGAACCCCGACCTGCGGACCGTCGCGTACACCGGCGACGGCGTCCCCGAGTTCGTCAAGGGCGTCCTCGACTTGACCGTCGACCCCGCGCTGCTGGACGTAACCGCCGTCGCGGAAGAACTGGTGGCGTAA
- a CDS encoding Vms1/Ankzf1 family peptidyl-tRNA hydrolase, producing the protein MLDDILGRTELKERIEELEADKESLANQLAAEEERRSEASRERQAAERRVNELEDKVTELEDRLDRVGGEDAGPEFRGRVDLRGRRRARVLTLLDSLRAGEEGVLTAYVPDEPPEAVRDALGERAPLVARAAPCLVVRDQDGVVSAALRPPNPPEDAFCEYGDGARIERAWFEPSGRYALAVVRADLFALGVYSDRAAGQSEAATSASGELRDPRAVERESFEGFESDVKSDHSKGGFSQSRFERIRDDQIREHVEKCQAALADVDADRVFVVGQETLLGEFDADATAAVDATGDPEDALAHAHEDFWSVPLSLL; encoded by the coding sequence ATGCTGGACGACATCCTCGGGCGCACCGAACTCAAGGAGCGCATCGAGGAGCTAGAGGCCGACAAGGAGTCGCTGGCGAACCAGCTGGCGGCCGAGGAAGAGCGCCGCAGCGAGGCGAGCCGGGAGCGGCAGGCGGCCGAGCGCCGCGTGAACGAACTGGAGGACAAGGTCACCGAACTCGAAGACCGCCTGGACCGCGTCGGCGGCGAAGACGCCGGCCCCGAGTTCCGCGGGCGGGTCGACCTCCGGGGCCGCCGCCGGGCGCGCGTGCTCACGCTGCTCGACAGCCTCCGGGCGGGCGAGGAAGGCGTCCTGACCGCGTACGTCCCCGACGAGCCGCCGGAAGCGGTCCGGGACGCGCTCGGAGAACGCGCGCCGCTCGTGGCGCGAGCGGCACCGTGTCTCGTGGTGCGCGACCAGGACGGCGTCGTCTCCGCGGCGCTGCGACCGCCGAACCCGCCCGAGGACGCGTTCTGCGAGTACGGCGACGGGGCGCGCATCGAGCGGGCGTGGTTCGAGCCGTCGGGCCGGTACGCGCTCGCCGTGGTTCGCGCGGACCTGTTCGCGCTGGGAGTGTACTCGGACCGCGCGGCCGGCCAGAGCGAGGCCGCGACCAGTGCGAGCGGGGAGCTTCGCGACCCGCGAGCAGTAGAGCGCGAGTCGTTCGAGGGGTTCGAGAGCGACGTGAAAAGCGACCACTCGAAGGGCGGGTTCTCCCAGTCGCGGTTCGAGCGCATCCGCGACGACCAGATTCGGGAGCACGTCGAGAAGTGCCAGGCGGCGCTCGCGGACGTGGACGCCGACCGGGTCTTCGTGGTCGGTCAGGAGACGCTGCTCGGGGAGTTCGACGCGGACGCGACGGCGGCCGTGGACGCGACGGGCGACCCCGAGGACGCGCTCGCGCACGCTCACGAGGACTTCTGGAGCGTGCCGCTGTCGCTGCTGTAG
- a CDS encoding cold-shock protein — MAEGKVDFFNDTGGYGFISTDADDVDDDEDVFFHMEDVGGPDLEEGQEVEFDIESSPKGPRATNLVRNE; from the coding sequence ATGGCAGAAGGTAAGGTTGACTTCTTCAACGACACGGGCGGCTACGGTTTCATTTCGACTGACGCAGACGACGTCGACGACGACGAGGACGTTTTCTTCCACATGGAGGACGTTGGCGGTCCTGACCTCGAGGAGGGGCAGGAAGTCGAGTTCGACATCGAGTCGTCCCCGAAGGGCCCGCGCGCAACGAACCTCGTCCGTAACGAGTAA
- a CDS encoding DUF5802 family protein, with translation MFEAFSSGYYLGRLYVEPADTDRAAMNRSQHERVNEQLYATDDGLSRTDLPLVMKLGEAHLAVDGEESVPQRTLAVPADLLEGLSVDNPPTLAEVLLAKRDHAARLLNIGAV, from the coding sequence ATGTTCGAGGCGTTCTCCAGCGGCTATTACCTCGGACGGCTGTACGTCGAACCCGCAGACACGGACCGGGCCGCGATGAACCGGTCCCAGCACGAGCGGGTCAACGAACAGCTGTACGCGACAGACGACGGACTATCCCGCACCGACCTCCCCCTCGTGATGAAACTCGGGGAGGCACACCTCGCGGTAGACGGAGAGGAGAGCGTCCCGCAGCGAACACTCGCCGTGCCAGCTGACCTCCTGGAGGGGCTGAGCGTGGACAATCCCCCGACGCTGGCGGAGGTGCTGCTGGCGAAACGCGACCACGCCGCCCGTCTCCTGAACATCGGCGCGGTCTGA
- a CDS encoding HPP family protein, with amino-acid sequence MARGPVGLAAGTYVAFLLAVLGSIAWATGTAALLPSLGPSAYVLAAVDDRPRRVVVGQFVGALVAFLAVLAFASAAAPLLDAPAGSPAGLRRVAAALVATVAATVGMTVTDSVHPPAYATVLIVSLGIADGALDVAAFGVGVLVLVATHTAVRRLGPWRPPYSL; translated from the coding sequence ATGGCGCGGGGCCCGGTCGGCCTCGCCGCCGGCACGTACGTCGCGTTCCTGCTGGCTGTGCTCGGCTCGATAGCGTGGGCGACGGGGACGGCGGCGCTGCTACCGAGTCTGGGGCCGTCGGCGTACGTGCTCGCCGCCGTCGACGACCGGCCGCGACGGGTGGTCGTCGGGCAGTTCGTCGGCGCGCTGGTGGCGTTCCTCGCGGTGCTCGCGTTCGCCAGCGCCGCGGCACCGCTGCTCGACGCGCCGGCCGGGTCGCCGGCGGGGCTGCGTCGCGTCGCGGCGGCGCTCGTCGCTACCGTCGCCGCGACTGTGGGGATGACCGTGACCGACAGCGTTCACCCGCCCGCGTACGCGACCGTGCTCATCGTCTCGCTGGGCATCGCCGACGGCGCGCTGGACGTCGCGGCGTTCGGCGTCGGCGTGCTCGTGCTCGTCGCGACCCACACCGCCGTGCGCCGGCTGGGGCCGTGGCGGCCGCCCTACTCGCTGTAG
- a CDS encoding HVO_0649 family zinc finger protein: MATKERGVTALDRLRSRYERVDTTCSACGYDDEDGRWRSTTDGSQVHYSHVCPRCGAVRKRTYRL; this comes from the coding sequence ATGGCGACGAAAGAACGAGGCGTGACCGCGCTCGACCGACTGCGCAGTCGCTACGAGCGCGTGGACACGACCTGCTCGGCCTGCGGGTACGACGACGAGGACGGCCGGTGGCGGTCGACGACGGACGGCAGCCAGGTCCACTACAGTCACGTCTGCCCGCGCTGCGGCGCGGTCCGGAAGCGGACCTACCGCCTGTAG
- a CDS encoding ArsR/SmtB family transcription factor yields MDSGALLDLLGNENRRRILRLLARKPCYVTEISEYIGVSPKAVIDHLRQLEEAGLVESRTDDQRRKYFNIAENLRLEVQLSPFAFGAKSAYPASADLDLTRCQYVSVRVEERHADDDVGDLAGKLDELKDLERELSLAQRWVQGRLADIQTELADTIGEGPDRLYADVLAAVADGTRTPSGVADRLEAPEPLVEGVLETLADRDVLAADGGEYRIPE; encoded by the coding sequence ATGGACTCCGGGGCACTGCTGGACCTGCTCGGCAACGAGAACCGCCGTCGCATCCTCCGGCTGCTCGCGCGCAAGCCCTGTTACGTCACCGAGATTTCCGAGTACATCGGTGTGAGTCCGAAGGCCGTCATCGACCACCTCCGCCAGCTCGAGGAGGCCGGCCTCGTCGAATCCCGGACCGACGACCAGCGACGGAAGTACTTCAACATCGCCGAGAACCTCCGTCTGGAGGTCCAGCTATCGCCGTTCGCCTTCGGCGCGAAGTCCGCATACCCGGCGAGCGCGGACCTCGATCTGACGCGCTGCCAGTACGTCTCCGTGCGCGTCGAGGAGCGCCACGCCGACGACGACGTCGGCGACCTCGCCGGGAAGCTCGACGAGCTGAAGGACCTCGAACGGGAGCTCTCGCTGGCCCAGCGCTGGGTGCAGGGCCGGCTGGCGGACATCCAGACGGAGCTCGCAGACACCATCGGCGAGGGGCCGGACCGGCTGTACGCCGACGTGCTGGCGGCCGTCGCCGACGGCACGCGGACGCCGTCCGGCGTCGCGGACCGCCTGGAGGCCCCCGAGCCGCTCGTCGAGGGCGTCCTGGAGACGCTCGCCGACCGCGACGTGCTGGCCGCGGACGGCGGCGAGTACCGCATCCCCGAGTAG